The Paenibacillus amylolyticus genome contains the following window.
GGGATATCAAAACACGGGCTTTTACGCACCAACAAGTCGTTACGGGCATCCAAAAGATCTGATGTACCTGGTCGATACACTACATCAGGCTGGAATTGGTGTATTGCTGGATTGGGTTCCTGCACATTTTGCCAAAGACGCTCATGGGTTGCGTATGTTTGATGGTACGCCTTTGTATGAGTATGCGGATCCGATGTTAGCAGAGAAGCCCGGCTGGGGTACACTCAGCTTTGATTACTCGAAACCTGAGATTCGTTCATTCCTGATCTCCAATGCATTATATTGGATGGAGATGTACCATTTCGACGGACTCCGTGTTGATGCGGTTACGAGCATGCTACGGCTTGATTTTGAGAAGCAGCCAGGACAATATCGTACCAATGATGAAGGTGGTCTTGAGAACAAGGAAGCTGTAGCTTTTTTGCAGCAGCTCAACAAGACGGTGTTCAAGTATTTCCCTTATGCGTTAATGATGGCGGAAGAATCTAGTGCATGGCCAATGGTGACTTTACCTGTAGATGAAGGTGGTTTGGGTTTCAACTACAAATGGAACATGGGTTGGATGAATGATACGCTGGATTACATGGAATCTGATTTTCATGAGCGTCCTTCCAAACATCATTTGCTGACTTTCCCGGTCGTATACTCCTTTGCTGAAAATTACGTGCTACCTCTGTCTCATGACGAGGTTGTTCATGGCAAAAAGTCGCTCCTCGACAAGATGCCAGGAACCTACGAGCAGAAATTTGCCGGCATGCGTGCTTTTCTGGGCTATTTTATGACTTTCCCAGGGAAAAAGCTGTTGTTTATGGGTGGAGAATTTGGCCAGTTCATCGAATGGAAAGATGAGGATCAACTGGACTGGTTCTTGCTGGATTATGACAGTCACCGCAATTTGCATAAGTTTGAGCGTGAGCTGTCTAACCTGTACTTGAACGAAAAAGCTTTGTGGGAGCTTGATCATTCCTTGGACGGATATGAATGGATCACTCCGGATGATCAGGACCAGAGTGTCATTTCATATGTGCGCAAAGGAAAAAAACCTGCGGATACACTCCTTGTGCTCATTAACTTTCAGCCGGTCAAGCGGGAGCGTTACCGGATTGGTGTCATGCGTCCCGGTATGTATACCGAAGTACTGAATAGTGATCATTCCGATTACGGCGGATCAGGCATAACTAATGATATGCAGGTGTCTACCGAAAAGATTCCTTTTCATGGGCATCCGCATAGTCTCGAATTAGTTTTGCCTCCGCTGAGCATCGTGATTCTAAAAAAGAATACGCGTCGGAAAACGGATGAATCACCTGCGAGTATGACTTCCGTCAGTTCAAAAACGAAGAAAAAAGTTGAAAACAACACGCTGAAACCGAAGAGGAGGACAAAGGCATGAATATTTTATTTGCTGCTGCTGAAGTACATCCATTTATCAAAACAGGAGGCCTTGCTGACGTAATCGGTGCGCTCCCGTTGGCATTGAAGAAGAGCGGGGCAGATGTGCGGGTGATCATGCCTAAATACAAGGGAATTCCCGATGAATACAAAAATGCGTTACAGCCCGTAATTACAACGGATGTGCCTCTTGGCTGGCGCAGACCCTATTGTGGAATTGAGATGCTGGTTCATGATGGAATTCCAGTATATTTTGTGGATAATGAGTATTATTTTGGGCGTGACGGGGTATATGGATATATGGACGATGGGGAGCGTTTCGCCTTCTTCAACCGTGCAGTGCTCGAAGTGTTACCACAGATTGAGTTCAAGCCAGACGTGCTCCACAGTCATGACTGGCATGCGGGGATGATTCCTTTGCTGCTTGAAGCCCATTACAGACACGATTCATTCTATCGGGAGATTCGAACGGTCTTCACCATACATAACTTGTTGTATCAAGGGATATTCCCGCATGAGTTATTCAGTGAAATCCTTGAACTGGACGATCGATATTTCACCGTAGATGGAGCTGAATATTACGGTAATGTCAATTTCCTGAAAGCAGGAATTGTATATGCTGACCATGTGACAACCGTAAGTCCAACGTATGCAGAGGAAGTGAAAACCTCCTATTATGGATACGGCTTGGACGGACTGCTAAGTTCACTTGGGGATCGGTTCAGCGGGATTGTAAACGGGATTGATACTAAGAGTTACAACCCGGCAACAGACAGCAAAATTCCAGTGAAATACAGAACAAGTCTGTCCAAGAAAACGGAGAACAAAATTGAGCTGCAAAAGGAACTTGGACTTCCTGTTCGTCCCGATGTACCTCTCATGGTGATGGTGACAAGGCTTGTGGACTCGAAGGGGCTTGATCTGGTCTGCCGTATCCTTGATGAATTGCTGTACTATGATGACATCCAATTCGCGGTACTGGGAACAGGAGAGCCTATGTATGAACACTGGTTCCGTGAAGCCGCCAATCGTTATCCACTCAAAATGTCTGCCCAGATTACATTTAACGATGGCTTATCCCGCCGCTTCTATGCAGGCAGTGATATCTTCCTGATGCCATCGAGGTTTGAACCATGCGGTATCAGTCAGCTGCTGGCTCTGCGGTACGGTAGTGTGCCTCTCGTAAGGGAAACAGGCGGTCTGAACGATACGGTGCAGGCATACAATGAGTTTACTGGAGAAGGGAATGGTTTCTCCTTCACAAGCTTTAATGCACATGACATGATGAATACCATTCGGCGTGCGGAGGAGATCTATAAACAGCCAGAACACTGGAAGAAGATTGTGAAAAATGCAATGAGCGGGGAATACAGCTGGAATGTATCGGCTGAAGAATACATGGACATTTATCGCAGGATCACACTTTAGTCTGTAAACTGATGCAATTCGGAAGAAGTCGCAGCATATTATGCTGTGGCTTTTTTTATCCCATAAACAAAAACACTTCCAAAGTTAACATGAAGTTCATCATCTTAGCGGTGGAAGTGTTTACTTTTCTTTATGACTTTCTGAACTGGAAAACGATGTAGACTCTAGGTGTGTTGCACGGTAATGGACTCAAGGTGTCTATACAAAATGCGGTACCCATAAGGATCAAGCTTGATATGCATCATTCCATCAATTGGAGACACGGGTTCTTCCGTTAATGCATCTTTCCAGTCTTTCGTTTCCATCGGATGAGAAAGTGTTCGCTCTTGAGGTGTATTGTTCATCCATACGGTAAAGTGAAGGTTGTCATCCACACGCTCGTACACGATACAGGGATCATTGTGATCAGCCTTAAGGAATCGGAAGCGTCCTTTGCGCAGGGCCTCATTGCTTTTGCGTAAATAAATCATCAGACGATAGAAATCATACAATTCCCTGTCTTGCCTGGAAGTGTCCCACTCCATACATTTTCGACAATCCGGGTCAGCGTGACCGCTGATTCCCACCTCATCGCCGTAAAAAATACAGGGTGTACCGATATAGGTGAAAAGAAATACAACGGACAATTTCAATCGGCGTTTGTCTTCTCCCAACCGGGTAAGCAGTCGCGGGGTATCGTGGCTGCACAGCATATTGAAGATGACTTCATTGGTCTGTTGCGGATATCGCATAATCAGTGAACCCATCTCATTGGCAAAGTGATAACCATCCATTGAACCACAGAAGAACTGGAGCACTTTGTCGGCAAATGGATAATTCATGACGGAATCGAATTGATCTCCCATAAGCCAGGTCAACGAGTCGCTCCATACTTCACCAACAATATAGGCTTCAGGATTCGCTGCCTTAACAACCTTGCGAAAATCACGCCAGAAATGGTTGTCTACTTCATTCGCAACGTCCAGACGCCAGCCATCCAGCTTGATTTCCTTAATCCAGTATTCTGCAACATCCAGCAGATAGGCCTTAACCTCTGGGTTGGCTGTATTGAACTTGGGCATGTTGCCATAGAAACCAAATGTATCGTAGGTAGGTATACCGTCTTTGATCTGAACCGGATACTCATTGATGTGGAACCAATCGGCGTACTTTGAGTTTTTTCCATTCTGGAGAACGTCTTGAAAAGGAGGGAAGTCTTCACTGCAGTGGTTAAACACAGCGTCAAGCATGACCCGAATACCCAGTCGATGGCATTCTTCTGTCAATTGTTTGAGCAGGGCATTCGTGCCGAAATGGGGGTCGACTTTTTATAGTCTATCGTGTCGTATTTGTGGTAGGAATTGGCTTGGAATAGCGGGGTAAAGTAAATGGCGTTCACGCCAAGTTCGGTCAAGTCATGCAAATGATCCAACACACCTTGCAGGTCTCCGCCAAAATAATTGTCCAACTCGGGTTTGCCACCCCAGTCATGGGTTTCTGGTGGATTCAGCTGGGGATCTCCATTCGCAAATCGTTCAGTCATGATCTGGTAAAAGACGGCTTCTTTGGCCCACTCGGGCACTTTAAAGACATCGATTTCATGGATATATGAGAACTCATAATATCCTCCGGTTGGATAGGGGGCTCATAATGAATGCCGTTATCCGCAAGAAAAACATCTTCCGATCCGGCAGTTATCCGAAATATATAGGTGAGACGTTTGAACTGTGGCTTAACGGCAGACCTCCCAGTAATCAAACATGTTATCCGAAGCGGCCTTCTCGAGTTGAATTTCCTTGTACGTTCCATTCCAATTGTACTTATCTCCGGTCAGTGCAGTCACGTATTGCACGTCATTACGTTTGGTTCGTACGCGCAGATGTATGGTAGACGAATTATAGGCATAAGCCCACTTGTCACGAGGAACATGATACATGGCTTCGAGCAGCATGACAGCACCTCCTGAGTATAGGATAAGTTATAGAGGTTGTACAAAAAACTATCGGTCTTTTGAGTTATATTTAACCAAGTTAGCCAGCAAATGAACCATATTCCTGTAATAAAAATGAAGTATTTTCATTGTTTTCACAAGGTTTCTTTCCCAGCATACCCAGCTTCTTGCTGGATATACGCACATGCAATGAAGAAAAAGGTACTCTGAACTGCTCGGAATTGAGTCTGTCAGGGTACCTTTATAACATGTTGAAGTGAATTTTAGCGAGTCGCTTGCACGAACTCTGAACGGATCGTTTGAAGCAACTCTGGCTGACTCAGGACGTCATAAGCAGTTGCAGCAAGTGCTTTTGCCCCCAAAATCATGCCATCCAGCGCGCGCTCCTGAAGCGCAAGATCACGGAAACCAATGGAGTGCAGGGTATGAACCTCGTCCACAACACGGATGTAAGGGTGGATTGCAGGACATTTCAGTGAAACGTTACCGATGTCCATGGAGCCATGATCGTTACCACTTACAATCTCTTCTTGCGGAATGCCGAGTTCCATCAGATTTTGACTGAATGCCGCGGAGAATGCTTCATTGGTGACCATCTCGTCATACGACGTTTCATAGTTGGATGTCACAAGCTTGCAACCTGTCTGCAGAGCAGAGCCTTCAGCGATTTGAATCACACGTTCTGTGAGGACATTCAGTTCTTTGCGGGTTGCTGCACGTACATAAAATTGGGCAGAAGCATAATCAGGAATGATGTTTGCTGCCTGACCTCCGTTGTTGATTACACCATGAATCCGAACGGTACTTTTCACTTGTTGCCGGAATGCATTGATTCCGTTGAATGTTTGGATGACAGCATCAAGTGCGTTGATGCCCTCATGCGGACTTGCAGCAGCATGTGAAGAGCGGCCATGGAATTCAAATTGCACAGCATCGATAGCCAGCGAGCTGCCAGACTTTTCGTAGGCATAATACGGATGCGCCATAAGGGCAACATCACAGTCATCGAACAAGCCTGCTTCCGCCATCGGAACTTTGGCACCACGGGTCTCTTCCGCAGGTGTACCAAACACTTTAATCGTTCCACCTACTTCATCCAGAATGGATTTCAGGCCAACAGCAGCACCAAGACTCATCATGCAGATCAGATGATGACCACAAGCGTGACCAATCTCCGGCAAGGCGTCATATTCGCACAATAATGCAACGGTAGGGCCGGGTTTGGAAGCGGAATACGTGCCTATAAAGGCTGTCTCCAGTCCAAGGATGGGAGCCTCTACTGTGAAACCATGGTAGACCAGTTCTTCTTTTAGACGGGCAGAAGCGAGGTACTCTTCATTTCCCAGTTCCGGGTTGGCACCGATATATGATGAAATGGCTTTAAAACGGGAAGCATATTGATCAATAACCGTCAGAATTTGTGATTTATTAGATGTCATTAGTAAACTCCTTATGCAAATATGAAAATAACTCATTGATTATATCATGTTTGCTTTATTTTTTCAGAAACAAGTCAAGATTTGTAATGTCAAAATACATTGCATAATCATGCATTGTACTTTATAATGACTCAGTCATCAACATGAGAAGCATACAACGTTTTGTAAGGGGAGAGAAAAAGGTTGAAATTGATTAGTCGTTACACCATGATGCTGTTGACCTTTGTCGTTCTGCTGACGACTGCCGTTCCAGTGGCGCTTGCAAGTGGATCTACAGATAATTCAAGCAGTAAAAAGCTGGTGCTCGGTACAAGTGCCGATTTTGCACCCTATGAATTCCATAAAGTAATTAATGGCAAAGATGAGATCGTTGGTTTTGATATTGAGATTGCCAAAGAGATTGCCAAAGATCTTGGCGCTGAACTTGTGATTGAGGATATGGGCTTCGACGGTCTACTGCCTGCATTGCAGAGCGGGCGTGTCGATTTGGTCGTTTCGGGCATGACGCCGACGGATGAGCGGAAGAAAAGTATCGATTTTTCCGACACCTATTATAAATCAAAACAAGTGATTATGGTTCGCAATGTGGATAAAGACAAATATCCAACCATGGCAGAACTCGAAAATGCAAAGATTGGTGTGCAGAAAGGTTCGATTCAGGAAACAATCGGCCAGAAGATTCCGGGAGCGAAACTTACGGCGCTTGATAAAATCTCGGATATCGTGCTTCAACTGCAAACGAAACGTGTTGACGCGGCAATCGTTGAGGATACCGTAGCAGCCGGTTATTTGGATGATATCATTGGACTTGCTGCTGCTGTCCCGGACGAAGAGCAAGCAGAAGCGGCAATCGGGATTCGTAAAGGTAATTCGGAAGCTGCTTGCTGCAGTAAATGGAACGCTTGATCGATTGAAAAGTGAAGATAAGGTCAACCAGATGGTGACGGATGCCAGCCTCTTGATGGCGGATAAAGCGAACAAATCACAAAATATTTTCCAAGTATTCTGGGAGTACAAAAGTTTCTATGCAACAGGTGTGGGCTACACACTTCTGTTGTCTGCACTGGGGGTTATCTTCGGGGTAATTATCGGATTGATCATCTGTTTGTTCCGTTTGCATGACGCTGCAATCTTGCGCTGGATCGGTACAGCTTACGTTGAAGTGATCCGTGGCACACCGATGCTCGTACAACTGATGATTATTTACTACGGTTTTTCCCTGAGCTTTGGCATTAACTTCACTGCACTTCAGGCAGGTATCATTACACTTTCAATCAATAGTGGTGCTTATCTGGCAGAGATTTTCCGTGCAGGTATTCAAGGTGTGGATCGTGGTCAATTGGAGGCAGCACGTTCATTGGGTATGGGAAGAGGCGCAGCAATGCGTTATATCATCTTGCCACAAGCCTTCAAGGCTGTATTACCAGCGATCGGTAATGAATTCATAACCATCATTAAAGAATCCTCCATTATCTCCGTTATCGGTATGGTGGACATTATGTATCAGGCAAGTGTGGTCAAAAACATTACGTACCAAGGCTTGAGTCCATTTTTGATTGCAGCAGCCATCTACTTTGTAATGACGTTCATTTTGTCCAAGCTGCTGGGACGACTGGAAA
Protein-coding sequences here:
- the glgA gene encoding glycogen synthase GlgA, producing the protein MNILFAAAEVHPFIKTGGLADVIGALPLALKKSGADVRVIMPKYKGIPDEYKNALQPVITTDVPLGWRRPYCGIEMLVHDGIPVYFVDNEYYFGRDGVYGYMDDGERFAFFNRAVLEVLPQIEFKPDVLHSHDWHAGMIPLLLEAHYRHDSFYREIRTVFTIHNLLYQGIFPHELFSEILELDDRYFTVDGAEYYGNVNFLKAGIVYADHVTTVSPTYAEEVKTSYYGYGLDGLLSSLGDRFSGIVNGIDTKSYNPATDSKIPVKYRTSLSKKTENKIELQKELGLPVRPDVPLMVMVTRLVDSKGLDLVCRILDELLYYDDIQFAVLGTGEPMYEHWFREAANRYPLKMSAQITFNDGLSRRFYAGSDIFLMPSRFEPCGISQLLALRYGSVPLVRETGGLNDTVQAYNEFTGEGNGFSFTSFNAHDMMNTIRRAEEIYKQPEHWKKIVKNAMSGEYSWNVSAEEYMDIYRRITL
- a CDS encoding M20 family metallopeptidase, yielding MTSNKSQILTVIDQYASRFKAISSYIGANPELGNEEYLASARLKEELVYHGFTVEAPILGLETAFIGTYSASKPGPTVALLCEYDALPEIGHACGHHLICMMSLGAAVGLKSILDEVGGTIKVFGTPAEETRGAKVPMAEAGLFDDCDVALMAHPYYAYEKSGSSLAIDAVQFEFHGRSSHAAASPHEGINALDAVIQTFNGINAFRQQVKSTVRIHGVINNGGQAANIIPDYASAQFYVRAATRKELNVLTERVIQIAEGSALQTGCKLVTSNYETSYDEMVTNEAFSAAFSQNLMELGIPQEEIVSGNDHGSMDIGNVSLKCPAIHPYIRVVDEVHTLHSIGFRDLALQERALDGMILGAKALAATAYDVLSQPELLQTIRSEFVQATR